The following proteins come from a genomic window of Megalobrama amblycephala isolate DHTTF-2021 linkage group LG1, ASM1881202v1, whole genome shotgun sequence:
- the atf7ip2 gene encoding activating transcription factor 7-interacting protein 2 isoform X6 yields the protein MKNLMERISEVNSEPQYDARIKKLEAHVRKIKRRGDAVFAYIRKFRSLEISHSQSPPSLSPPPGQPQRCISPAEPLINMSRSSVNGGCFSDNASVSSAVNDCVMSTLRRPKKGFWQSLRSKKQVVDLTDEDRAARLNEERLVTQPPVQKLVPSKPEQSKPSSTPPIAIKEEKQSVTEDQHRVSSPVQLEKEDWHSKLHPFPATPFPKELPVLAASYNLPQKPVVKLARIGSAQELGIAWNVDRKDPHVAEMDSYNIYVSHEHKNGTFSEWKCLGVIKAMPLPMACKVSDCKGDKRLCFIVVGKDIFGRYGPYSDIRTVAPGQI from the exons ATGAAAAATTTGATGGAGAGAATCAGTGAGGTGAATAGTGAACCCCAATATGATGCCAGAATCAAGAAACTGGAA GCCCATGTAAGGAAGATAAAACGAAGAGGAGATGCGGTATTTGCATATATTCGAAAATTCAGATCCTTAGAGATTTCTCATAGTCAG TCTCCCCCTTCTTTAAGTCCTCCTCCTGGCCAGCCGCAGCGATGCATCTCTCCAGCCGAACCACTAATCAATATGTCCAG AAGTTCAGTCAACGGAGGCTGTTTCAGTGACAACGCTTCAGTGTCATCAGCAG TCAATGACTGTGTGATGTCCACATTGAGAAGACCAAAGAAAGGGTTCTGGCAGAGCTTG CGGTCTAAGAAACAGGTTGTTGACCTTACGGACGAAGACAGAG CAGCCAGACTGAATGAAGAGCGCCTGGTTACCCAGCCACCGGTTCAG AAATTGGTACCTTCAAAACCAGAACAATCGAAACCGTCAAGTACGCCACCCATAGCCATTAAAG AAGAAAAACAGAGTGTTACAGAGGATCAGCACCGTGTCAGTTCTCCAGTACAGTTGGAAAAG GAGGACTGGCACTCCAAACTCCATCCTTTTCCGGCCACTCCATTCCCCAAGGAGCTTCCGGTTTTAGCTGCCTCTTATAACTTGCCCCAGAAGCCAGTGGTGAAACTAGCTCGGATTGGAAGTGCACAGGAACTAGGCATCGCATGGAACGTTGATCGGAAAGATCCCCATGTAGCTGAGATGGATTCCTACAACATTTATGTTTCCCATGAACACAAAAACGGCACTTTTTCTGAATGGAAGTGCCTCGGAGTGATCAAAGCCATGCCTCTTCCTATGGCCTGCAAGGTGTCTGACTGCAAAGGAGATAAACGACTGTGTTTCATCGTTGTGGGGAAGGATATATTTGGCCGTTATGGGCCGTACAGTGACATACGTACTGTTGCACCAGGACAAATATGA
- the atf7ip2 gene encoding activating transcription factor 7-interacting protein 2 isoform X1, protein MATIESLVKFKGSADVYIVVNSGMKRSRYEEDSAQDSGQRANKLPRSEIERIISDKVGAAVEQSDLKMKNLMERISEVNSEPQYDARIKKLEAHVRKIKRRGDAVFAYIRKFRSLEISHSQSPPSLSPPPGQPQRCISPAEPLINMSRSSVNGGCFSDNASVSSAVNDCVMSTLRRPKKGFWQSLRSKKQVVDLTDEDRAARLNEERLVTQPPVQKLVPSKPEQSKPSSTPPIAIKEEKQSVTEDQHRVSSPVQLEKEDWHSKLHPFPATPFPKELPVLAASYNLPQKPVVKLARIGSAQELGIAWNVDRKDPHVAEMDSYNIYVSHEHKNGTFSEWKCLGVIKAMPLPMACKVSDCKGDKRLCFIVVGKDIFGRYGPYSDIRTVAPGQI, encoded by the exons ATGGCTACGATTGAATCTTTGGTTAAGTTCAAAGGAAGTGCAGATGTTTACATTGTGGTGAA CTCAGGCATGAAAAGGAGCCGATATGAAGAGGATTCGGCACAAGACAGCGGGCAGAGAGCGAACAAGCTCCCTCGGTCCGAG ATTGAAAGAATTATATCAGATAAAGTTGGGGCTGCAGTGGAGCAATCTGACTTAAAGATGAAAAATTTGATGGAGAGAATCAGTGAGGTGAATAGTGAACCCCAATATGATGCCAGAATCAAGAAACTGGAA GCCCATGTAAGGAAGATAAAACGAAGAGGAGATGCGGTATTTGCATATATTCGAAAATTCAGATCCTTAGAGATTTCTCATAGTCAG TCTCCCCCTTCTTTAAGTCCTCCTCCTGGCCAGCCGCAGCGATGCATCTCTCCAGCCGAACCACTAATCAATATGTCCAG AAGTTCAGTCAACGGAGGCTGTTTCAGTGACAACGCTTCAGTGTCATCAGCAG TCAATGACTGTGTGATGTCCACATTGAGAAGACCAAAGAAAGGGTTCTGGCAGAGCTTG CGGTCTAAGAAACAGGTTGTTGACCTTACGGACGAAGACAGAG CAGCCAGACTGAATGAAGAGCGCCTGGTTACCCAGCCACCGGTTCAG AAATTGGTACCTTCAAAACCAGAACAATCGAAACCGTCAAGTACGCCACCCATAGCCATTAAAG AAGAAAAACAGAGTGTTACAGAGGATCAGCACCGTGTCAGTTCTCCAGTACAGTTGGAAAAG GAGGACTGGCACTCCAAACTCCATCCTTTTCCGGCCACTCCATTCCCCAAGGAGCTTCCGGTTTTAGCTGCCTCTTATAACTTGCCCCAGAAGCCAGTGGTGAAACTAGCTCGGATTGGAAGTGCACAGGAACTAGGCATCGCATGGAACGTTGATCGGAAAGATCCCCATGTAGCTGAGATGGATTCCTACAACATTTATGTTTCCCATGAACACAAAAACGGCACTTTTTCTGAATGGAAGTGCCTCGGAGTGATCAAAGCCATGCCTCTTCCTATGGCCTGCAAGGTGTCTGACTGCAAAGGAGATAAACGACTGTGTTTCATCGTTGTGGGGAAGGATATATTTGGCCGTTATGGGCCGTACAGTGACATACGTACTGTTGCACCAGGACAAATATGA
- the atf7ip2 gene encoding activating transcription factor 7-interacting protein 2 isoform X3: MNVTSGLFVSFSVDVSGMKRSRYEEDSAQDSGQRANKLPRSEIERIISDKVGAAVEQSDLKMKNLMERISEVNSEPQYDARIKKLEAHVRKIKRRGDAVFAYIRKFRSLEISHSQSPPSLSPPPGQPQRCISPAEPLINMSRSSVNGGCFSDNASVSSAVNDCVMSTLRRPKKGFWQSLRSKKQVVDLTDEDRAARLNEERLVTQPPVQKLVPSKPEQSKPSSTPPIAIKEEKQSVTEDQHRVSSPVQLEKEDWHSKLHPFPATPFPKELPVLAASYNLPQKPVVKLARIGSAQELGIAWNVDRKDPHVAEMDSYNIYVSHEHKNGTFSEWKCLGVIKAMPLPMACKVSDCKGDKRLCFIVVGKDIFGRYGPYSDIRTVAPGQI; this comes from the exons ATGAACGTCACTTCCGGGTTGTTTGTTTCATTCAGTGTAGATGT CTCAGGCATGAAAAGGAGCCGATATGAAGAGGATTCGGCACAAGACAGCGGGCAGAGAGCGAACAAGCTCCCTCGGTCCGAG ATTGAAAGAATTATATCAGATAAAGTTGGGGCTGCAGTGGAGCAATCTGACTTAAAGATGAAAAATTTGATGGAGAGAATCAGTGAGGTGAATAGTGAACCCCAATATGATGCCAGAATCAAGAAACTGGAA GCCCATGTAAGGAAGATAAAACGAAGAGGAGATGCGGTATTTGCATATATTCGAAAATTCAGATCCTTAGAGATTTCTCATAGTCAG TCTCCCCCTTCTTTAAGTCCTCCTCCTGGCCAGCCGCAGCGATGCATCTCTCCAGCCGAACCACTAATCAATATGTCCAG AAGTTCAGTCAACGGAGGCTGTTTCAGTGACAACGCTTCAGTGTCATCAGCAG TCAATGACTGTGTGATGTCCACATTGAGAAGACCAAAGAAAGGGTTCTGGCAGAGCTTG CGGTCTAAGAAACAGGTTGTTGACCTTACGGACGAAGACAGAG CAGCCAGACTGAATGAAGAGCGCCTGGTTACCCAGCCACCGGTTCAG AAATTGGTACCTTCAAAACCAGAACAATCGAAACCGTCAAGTACGCCACCCATAGCCATTAAAG AAGAAAAACAGAGTGTTACAGAGGATCAGCACCGTGTCAGTTCTCCAGTACAGTTGGAAAAG GAGGACTGGCACTCCAAACTCCATCCTTTTCCGGCCACTCCATTCCCCAAGGAGCTTCCGGTTTTAGCTGCCTCTTATAACTTGCCCCAGAAGCCAGTGGTGAAACTAGCTCGGATTGGAAGTGCACAGGAACTAGGCATCGCATGGAACGTTGATCGGAAAGATCCCCATGTAGCTGAGATGGATTCCTACAACATTTATGTTTCCCATGAACACAAAAACGGCACTTTTTCTGAATGGAAGTGCCTCGGAGTGATCAAAGCCATGCCTCTTCCTATGGCCTGCAAGGTGTCTGACTGCAAAGGAGATAAACGACTGTGTTTCATCGTTGTGGGGAAGGATATATTTGGCCGTTATGGGCCGTACAGTGACATACGTACTGTTGCACCAGGACAAATATGA
- the atf7ip2 gene encoding activating transcription factor 7-interacting protein 2 isoform X2 → MATIESLVKFKGSADVYIVVNSGMKRSRYEEDSAQDSGQRANKLPRSEIERIISDKVGAAVEQSDLKMKNLMERISEVNSEPQYDARIKKLEAHVRKIKRRGDAVFAYIRKFRSLEISHSQSPPSLSPPPGQPQRCISPAEPLINMSRSSVNGGCFSDNASVSSAVNDCVMSTLRRPKKGFWQSLRSKKQVVDLTDEDRARLNEERLVTQPPVQKLVPSKPEQSKPSSTPPIAIKEEKQSVTEDQHRVSSPVQLEKEDWHSKLHPFPATPFPKELPVLAASYNLPQKPVVKLARIGSAQELGIAWNVDRKDPHVAEMDSYNIYVSHEHKNGTFSEWKCLGVIKAMPLPMACKVSDCKGDKRLCFIVVGKDIFGRYGPYSDIRTVAPGQI, encoded by the exons ATGGCTACGATTGAATCTTTGGTTAAGTTCAAAGGAAGTGCAGATGTTTACATTGTGGTGAA CTCAGGCATGAAAAGGAGCCGATATGAAGAGGATTCGGCACAAGACAGCGGGCAGAGAGCGAACAAGCTCCCTCGGTCCGAG ATTGAAAGAATTATATCAGATAAAGTTGGGGCTGCAGTGGAGCAATCTGACTTAAAGATGAAAAATTTGATGGAGAGAATCAGTGAGGTGAATAGTGAACCCCAATATGATGCCAGAATCAAGAAACTGGAA GCCCATGTAAGGAAGATAAAACGAAGAGGAGATGCGGTATTTGCATATATTCGAAAATTCAGATCCTTAGAGATTTCTCATAGTCAG TCTCCCCCTTCTTTAAGTCCTCCTCCTGGCCAGCCGCAGCGATGCATCTCTCCAGCCGAACCACTAATCAATATGTCCAG AAGTTCAGTCAACGGAGGCTGTTTCAGTGACAACGCTTCAGTGTCATCAGCAG TCAATGACTGTGTGATGTCCACATTGAGAAGACCAAAGAAAGGGTTCTGGCAGAGCTTG CGGTCTAAGAAACAGGTTGTTGACCTTACGGACGAAGACAGAG CCAGACTGAATGAAGAGCGCCTGGTTACCCAGCCACCGGTTCAG AAATTGGTACCTTCAAAACCAGAACAATCGAAACCGTCAAGTACGCCACCCATAGCCATTAAAG AAGAAAAACAGAGTGTTACAGAGGATCAGCACCGTGTCAGTTCTCCAGTACAGTTGGAAAAG GAGGACTGGCACTCCAAACTCCATCCTTTTCCGGCCACTCCATTCCCCAAGGAGCTTCCGGTTTTAGCTGCCTCTTATAACTTGCCCCAGAAGCCAGTGGTGAAACTAGCTCGGATTGGAAGTGCACAGGAACTAGGCATCGCATGGAACGTTGATCGGAAAGATCCCCATGTAGCTGAGATGGATTCCTACAACATTTATGTTTCCCATGAACACAAAAACGGCACTTTTTCTGAATGGAAGTGCCTCGGAGTGATCAAAGCCATGCCTCTTCCTATGGCCTGCAAGGTGTCTGACTGCAAAGGAGATAAACGACTGTGTTTCATCGTTGTGGGGAAGGATATATTTGGCCGTTATGGGCCGTACAGTGACATACGTACTGTTGCACCAGGACAAATATGA
- the atf7ip2 gene encoding activating transcription factor 7-interacting protein 2 isoform X5 has product MKRSRYEEDSAQDSGQRANKLPRSEIERIISDKVGAAVEQSDLKMKNLMERISEVNSEPQYDARIKKLEAHVRKIKRRGDAVFAYIRKFRSLEISHSQSPPSLSPPPGQPQRCISPAEPLINMSRSSVNGGCFSDNASVSSAVNDCVMSTLRRPKKGFWQSLRSKKQVVDLTDEDRAARLNEERLVTQPPVQKLVPSKPEQSKPSSTPPIAIKEEKQSVTEDQHRVSSPVQLEKEDWHSKLHPFPATPFPKELPVLAASYNLPQKPVVKLARIGSAQELGIAWNVDRKDPHVAEMDSYNIYVSHEHKNGTFSEWKCLGVIKAMPLPMACKVSDCKGDKRLCFIVVGKDIFGRYGPYSDIRTVAPGQI; this is encoded by the exons ATGAAAAGGAGCCGATATGAAGAGGATTCGGCACAAGACAGCGGGCAGAGAGCGAACAAGCTCCCTCGGTCCGAG ATTGAAAGAATTATATCAGATAAAGTTGGGGCTGCAGTGGAGCAATCTGACTTAAAGATGAAAAATTTGATGGAGAGAATCAGTGAGGTGAATAGTGAACCCCAATATGATGCCAGAATCAAGAAACTGGAA GCCCATGTAAGGAAGATAAAACGAAGAGGAGATGCGGTATTTGCATATATTCGAAAATTCAGATCCTTAGAGATTTCTCATAGTCAG TCTCCCCCTTCTTTAAGTCCTCCTCCTGGCCAGCCGCAGCGATGCATCTCTCCAGCCGAACCACTAATCAATATGTCCAG AAGTTCAGTCAACGGAGGCTGTTTCAGTGACAACGCTTCAGTGTCATCAGCAG TCAATGACTGTGTGATGTCCACATTGAGAAGACCAAAGAAAGGGTTCTGGCAGAGCTTG CGGTCTAAGAAACAGGTTGTTGACCTTACGGACGAAGACAGAG CAGCCAGACTGAATGAAGAGCGCCTGGTTACCCAGCCACCGGTTCAG AAATTGGTACCTTCAAAACCAGAACAATCGAAACCGTCAAGTACGCCACCCATAGCCATTAAAG AAGAAAAACAGAGTGTTACAGAGGATCAGCACCGTGTCAGTTCTCCAGTACAGTTGGAAAAG GAGGACTGGCACTCCAAACTCCATCCTTTTCCGGCCACTCCATTCCCCAAGGAGCTTCCGGTTTTAGCTGCCTCTTATAACTTGCCCCAGAAGCCAGTGGTGAAACTAGCTCGGATTGGAAGTGCACAGGAACTAGGCATCGCATGGAACGTTGATCGGAAAGATCCCCATGTAGCTGAGATGGATTCCTACAACATTTATGTTTCCCATGAACACAAAAACGGCACTTTTTCTGAATGGAAGTGCCTCGGAGTGATCAAAGCCATGCCTCTTCCTATGGCCTGCAAGGTGTCTGACTGCAAAGGAGATAAACGACTGTGTTTCATCGTTGTGGGGAAGGATATATTTGGCCGTTATGGGCCGTACAGTGACATACGTACTGTTGCACCAGGACAAATATGA
- the atf7ip2 gene encoding activating transcription factor 7-interacting protein 2 isoform X4, translating to MFTLCSGMKRSRYEEDSAQDSGQRANKLPRSEIERIISDKVGAAVEQSDLKMKNLMERISEVNSEPQYDARIKKLEAHVRKIKRRGDAVFAYIRKFRSLEISHSQSPPSLSPPPGQPQRCISPAEPLINMSRSSVNGGCFSDNASVSSAVNDCVMSTLRRPKKGFWQSLRSKKQVVDLTDEDRAARLNEERLVTQPPVQKLVPSKPEQSKPSSTPPIAIKEEKQSVTEDQHRVSSPVQLEKEDWHSKLHPFPATPFPKELPVLAASYNLPQKPVVKLARIGSAQELGIAWNVDRKDPHVAEMDSYNIYVSHEHKNGTFSEWKCLGVIKAMPLPMACKVSDCKGDKRLCFIVVGKDIFGRYGPYSDIRTVAPGQI from the exons ATGTTTACATTGTG CTCAGGCATGAAAAGGAGCCGATATGAAGAGGATTCGGCACAAGACAGCGGGCAGAGAGCGAACAAGCTCCCTCGGTCCGAG ATTGAAAGAATTATATCAGATAAAGTTGGGGCTGCAGTGGAGCAATCTGACTTAAAGATGAAAAATTTGATGGAGAGAATCAGTGAGGTGAATAGTGAACCCCAATATGATGCCAGAATCAAGAAACTGGAA GCCCATGTAAGGAAGATAAAACGAAGAGGAGATGCGGTATTTGCATATATTCGAAAATTCAGATCCTTAGAGATTTCTCATAGTCAG TCTCCCCCTTCTTTAAGTCCTCCTCCTGGCCAGCCGCAGCGATGCATCTCTCCAGCCGAACCACTAATCAATATGTCCAG AAGTTCAGTCAACGGAGGCTGTTTCAGTGACAACGCTTCAGTGTCATCAGCAG TCAATGACTGTGTGATGTCCACATTGAGAAGACCAAAGAAAGGGTTCTGGCAGAGCTTG CGGTCTAAGAAACAGGTTGTTGACCTTACGGACGAAGACAGAG CAGCCAGACTGAATGAAGAGCGCCTGGTTACCCAGCCACCGGTTCAG AAATTGGTACCTTCAAAACCAGAACAATCGAAACCGTCAAGTACGCCACCCATAGCCATTAAAG AAGAAAAACAGAGTGTTACAGAGGATCAGCACCGTGTCAGTTCTCCAGTACAGTTGGAAAAG GAGGACTGGCACTCCAAACTCCATCCTTTTCCGGCCACTCCATTCCCCAAGGAGCTTCCGGTTTTAGCTGCCTCTTATAACTTGCCCCAGAAGCCAGTGGTGAAACTAGCTCGGATTGGAAGTGCACAGGAACTAGGCATCGCATGGAACGTTGATCGGAAAGATCCCCATGTAGCTGAGATGGATTCCTACAACATTTATGTTTCCCATGAACACAAAAACGGCACTTTTTCTGAATGGAAGTGCCTCGGAGTGATCAAAGCCATGCCTCTTCCTATGGCCTGCAAGGTGTCTGACTGCAAAGGAGATAAACGACTGTGTTTCATCGTTGTGGGGAAGGATATATTTGGCCGTTATGGGCCGTACAGTGACATACGTACTGTTGCACCAGGACAAATATGA